In Flavobacterium sp. CS20, a single window of DNA contains:
- the mraY gene encoding phospho-N-acetylmuramoyl-pentapeptide-transferase, with amino-acid sequence MLYHLLKYLDSLYDFSGAGLYQYLSFRVAIATILSLLISLIFGKRIINFLQKQQVGESIRDLGLDGQTQKAGTPTMGGLIIIFSTLIPVLLFTDLSNIYIILLIITTLWMGSIGFLDDYIKVFKKDKKGLKGKFKVFGQVGLGIIVGLTMYFHNDITVRNNIQLNPETNQIIEIADEEKSTTTTIPFLKNNELDYSKIITWISEDLAPYAWLIFIPIVIFIVTAVSNGANLTDGIDGLAAGSSAIIVLTLGIFAWVSGNVIFSDYLNVMNIPRSGEMTIFIATFTGALIGFLWYNTFPAQVFMGDTGSLTIGGIIAVIAIATRKELLLPILCGIFLVENFSVVMQVGWFKYTKKKLGEGKRIFLMSPLHHHFQKKGFHESKIVVRFWIIGILLAVISIITLKVR; translated from the coding sequence ATGCTATATCATTTACTAAAATATCTCGATAGTTTATATGATTTTTCTGGAGCAGGTTTATATCAATATTTATCGTTTAGAGTCGCTATAGCCACCATTTTATCGCTTTTGATTTCATTGATTTTTGGTAAACGCATCATTAATTTTTTACAAAAACAACAAGTTGGAGAAAGCATCAGAGACTTAGGTCTTGACGGTCAAACTCAAAAAGCGGGAACACCAACTATGGGTGGTTTGATTATCATTTTTTCAACCTTGATTCCTGTTTTGCTATTTACAGATTTAAGTAATATTTATATTATTCTATTAATTATCACCACCTTATGGATGGGCAGTATTGGTTTTTTAGACGATTACATCAAGGTATTTAAAAAAGACAAAAAAGGCTTAAAAGGTAAATTCAAAGTATTCGGTCAAGTGGGACTCGGCATCATTGTAGGTTTAACCATGTATTTTCACAATGATATTACGGTGAGAAATAACATTCAACTCAATCCTGAGACCAATCAAATCATAGAAATTGCAGATGAAGAAAAATCAACCACCACGACTATTCCTTTTTTAAAAAATAATGAACTTGATTATTCTAAAATCATCACTTGGATCAGTGAAGATTTAGCACCTTACGCTTGGTTAATTTTTATACCTATTGTCATTTTTATAGTTACCGCAGTATCAAATGGTGCCAACCTTACCGATGGCATCGATGGACTTGCTGCAGGCTCTTCAGCTATTATAGTTTTGACTCTTGGCATTTTTGCTTGGGTTTCAGGCAACGTTATTTTCTCTGATTATTTAAACGTAATGAACATCCCTAGATCTGGCGAAATGACCATTTTTATCGCGACTTTCACAGGTGCATTAATTGGATTTTTATGGTATAATACATTTCCCGCTCAAGTATTTATGGGCGATACGGGAAGTTTAACGATTGGCGGAATTATTGCTGTAATCGCCATAGCCACAAGAAAAGAACTTTTATTACCCATACTATGTGGAATTTTTCTGGTCGAAAATTTTTCTGTCGTAATGCAAGTGGGTTGGTTTAAATATACCAAGAAAAAATTAGGAGAAGGCAAACGCATTTTTCTGATGTCGCCTTTACACCATCATTTTCAAAAGAAAGGATTTCACGAAAGTAAAATTGTGGTGAGATTTTGGATTATAGGCATTCTTTTAGCTGTCATATCAATCATAACCCTAAAAGTGAGATAA
- a CDS encoding UDP-N-acetylmuramoyl-L-alanyl-D-glutamate--2,6-diaminopimelate ligase, translating to MNTLKDILYKVSLEAVEGSTNQSFINLHFDSRKVGLNDIFVAIKGTHSDGHHYIKNAVDQGAIAVVCEEFPELKINGVTYIKVKDSREALAYMASNFFDNPSSKLKLIGVTGTNGKTTVSTLLYQLFLKLGYSVGLISTVRILINDEEFPTRLTTPDSITINQYIHQMYEAGIEYVFMEVSSHGIEQKRSLSLDFDLAIFTNLSHDHLDYHKTFEAYRDVKKRLFDQLKKSAFAITNSDDKNGEFMIQNCKAKTYTYALKSYADYKAKIIENSFSGLHLKINDQDVWTKVIGEFNAYNLLAVYAVANLFKLDELESLKFLSQLQPVEGRFEHFKSQSEDISAIVDYAHTPDALKNVLETINSIRTKNETLITVVGCGGNRDKTKRPKMGQIAAKYSDQVIFTSDNPRDEDPDEIINDIEKGVEPQHQQKILSITNRKEAIKTACKIAKPNDIILIAGKGHETYQEIKGKRKDFDDMEIVKYYLNRFKK from the coding sequence TTGAATACATTAAAAGACATATTGTATAAAGTCAGTTTAGAAGCCGTTGAAGGTTCTACTAATCAATCTTTTATCAACTTACATTTTGATTCTAGAAAGGTGGGCTTAAACGATATTTTTGTCGCCATCAAAGGTACGCATTCAGATGGACACCACTATATCAAAAATGCCGTTGACCAAGGAGCTATCGCTGTGGTTTGCGAAGAATTTCCAGAGCTTAAAATCAATGGTGTTACTTATATAAAAGTGAAAGATTCCCGTGAAGCTTTAGCCTATATGGCTTCTAACTTTTTTGATAATCCATCTTCAAAACTCAAGCTGATTGGCGTAACAGGAACCAATGGTAAAACTACAGTTTCTACTTTACTCTATCAATTGTTTCTAAAATTAGGTTATTCTGTAGGTTTGATATCAACCGTTAGAATTCTTATTAATGACGAAGAATTTCCAACCCGATTGACTACACCAGATTCTATTACCATAAACCAATACATCCACCAAATGTATGAAGCTGGTATAGAATATGTTTTTATGGAAGTAAGTTCGCACGGTATTGAACAGAAACGCAGTCTAAGTTTAGATTTTGATCTTGCTATTTTCACTAACTTGTCTCACGATCATCTCGATTATCACAAAACATTTGAAGCTTATAGAGATGTAAAAAAACGCCTGTTTGACCAACTCAAAAAATCGGCTTTTGCCATTACTAATAGTGATGACAAAAATGGAGAATTTATGATACAGAATTGTAAAGCAAAAACCTACACATATGCCTTAAAATCCTACGCTGATTATAAAGCCAAAATTATTGAAAATAGTTTTAGTGGTTTACATCTTAAAATCAATGATCAAGATGTATGGACAAAAGTCATTGGCGAATTTAATGCCTATAATCTACTTGCTGTTTATGCTGTCGCCAATCTGTTTAAATTAGATGAGTTAGAAAGTCTAAAATTTTTAAGTCAACTACAACCTGTTGAAGGTCGTTTTGAACATTTCAAAAGTCAATCTGAAGATATTTCAGCCATTGTAGATTATGCCCACACACCTGATGCACTAAAGAATGTTTTAGAAACCATTAATAGCATACGAACCAAAAACGAAACTCTAATTACCGTAGTAGGTTGCGGTGGCAATAGAGACAAAACCAAACGCCCAAAAATGGGTCAAATTGCTGCAAAATACAGTGACCAAGTCATATTTACAAGTGATAATCCGAGAGACGAAGATCCCGACGAAATCATCAATGATATTGAAAAAGGAGTTGAACCTCAACATCAACAAAAAATATTGAGCATCACCAACAGAAAAGAAGCCATAAAAACCGCTTGCAAAATAGCCAAACCCAATGACATTATTCTCATTGCTGGAAAAGGACACGAAACCTATCAGGAAATAAAAGGAAAGCGAAAAGATTTTGATGATATGGAAATTGTGAAATATTATTTAAACCGCTTTAAAAAATAA
- a CDS encoding penicillin-binding protein, producing MIAQKNILKRFYVILVMLVLFTGIIVYKIIQIQIIDGEHYKSIANQSVYKSFIIEPNRGNLYDTNLNLLATSVPVYEIRFDAVTVSEKDFDKNLISLSKALSDFSDLPVSYYKNKLLNARKQKNRYLLIANNLDYSEYQQFKTFPLFKLGPYKGGFIAEQSIERVHPMGKVGRRTVGYNNVGLEGAFDEYLKGRKGRQFKQKISKGQWKPLNDGNSIEPEDGLDVVSTIDVNIQDIVHHALLRQLEKFKADHGSVIVMETKTSEIKAISNLGRTKNNTYFEKRNYAVWESHEPGSTFKLMSLAVALEDKVVDTSTVVDTKNGVIKFYNRTIKDSRRGGYGKISVGDALKVSSNTAFSQIINDNYKNNPERFVDRLINMGLNKKIGLEIKGEGQPSIPHPDDKNWYGTTLPWMSFGYGVSMTPLQILSFYNAIANDGIRIKPRFIKKVMNKGENIKNYDKPIIQNSVCSKETAKILQDLLKQTVEKGTAKNIYNQNFSMAGKTGTCQTEYWIENGRYIASFAGYFPADNPKYSCIVTVHKPDTKIGFYGSQVVAPVFAEIAEKIYTKTPIKDEITADSIQLLQDELMVHKTIAKAEEHINTMPNLKGMPLMDAIAVIENLGLNVQFVGEGKVLRQSIAKGQKIKKNQNVKLILG from the coding sequence ATGATAGCACAAAAAAACATTCTTAAACGATTTTATGTCATCCTGGTAATGCTGGTTTTATTTACTGGCATAATCGTTTATAAAATTATTCAAATTCAAATCATTGACGGCGAGCATTATAAATCTATCGCCAATCAAAGTGTATACAAAAGCTTTATCATCGAGCCTAATCGCGGTAATCTTTACGATACCAATTTGAATTTATTGGCAACCTCTGTCCCGGTTTACGAGATTAGATTTGATGCCGTTACAGTGTCTGAAAAAGACTTTGATAAAAATCTCATATCACTTTCAAAAGCGCTTTCAGATTTTTCAGATTTACCTGTTTCTTACTACAAAAACAAACTTCTCAATGCCAGAAAACAAAAAAATCGTTATCTGCTCATAGCCAACAATCTGGACTACAGTGAATATCAACAATTTAAAACTTTTCCACTTTTCAAATTAGGTCCATACAAAGGTGGTTTTATTGCCGAGCAAAGTATTGAAAGAGTGCATCCTATGGGCAAAGTTGGTCGACGAACTGTTGGCTATAACAACGTTGGTCTTGAAGGGGCTTTTGATGAATACCTTAAAGGCAGAAAAGGAAGACAGTTCAAACAAAAAATATCTAAAGGTCAATGGAAACCGCTTAATGATGGAAATAGTATTGAGCCTGAAGATGGTTTAGATGTGGTTTCTACCATTGATGTCAACATTCAAGATATTGTGCATCATGCTTTATTGAGACAACTCGAAAAATTCAAAGCCGACCACGGTAGCGTGATTGTTATGGAAACCAAAACAAGTGAAATCAAAGCGATTTCTAATTTAGGTCGAACCAAAAACAACACTTATTTTGAAAAAAGAAATTATGCTGTGTGGGAAAGCCATGAACCTGGGTCAACTTTTAAATTAATGAGCCTTGCTGTAGCTCTAGAAGATAAGGTAGTCGATACTTCTACCGTAGTTGATACTAAAAATGGAGTTATTAAATTTTATAATCGAACTATAAAAGATTCAAGAAGAGGTGGCTATGGAAAAATCTCTGTGGGTGATGCTTTAAAAGTCTCATCTAACACAGCATTTTCTCAAATTATAAATGATAATTATAAAAATAATCCTGAAAGGTTTGTCGATCGATTGATCAATATGGGATTGAATAAAAAAATTGGTCTTGAAATTAAAGGCGAAGGTCAACCATCTATTCCACATCCTGATGATAAAAACTGGTATGGCACTACTCTGCCCTGGATGTCTTTTGGTTATGGCGTGTCTATGACGCCTTTACAAATCTTAAGTTTTTACAATGCTATTGCAAATGATGGCATAAGAATAAAACCCAGATTCATTAAAAAAGTGATGAACAAGGGTGAGAATATAAAAAATTATGACAAACCTATCATACAAAACAGTGTTTGCTCAAAAGAAACAGCAAAAATACTTCAAGATTTACTAAAGCAAACGGTGGAAAAAGGAACAGCTAAAAACATTTATAACCAAAACTTTTCTATGGCAGGAAAAACCGGCACTTGCCAAACTGAATATTGGATTGAAAATGGCAGATATATCGCCTCCTTTGCGGGTTATTTTCCAGCTGATAATCCTAAATATTCTTGTATTGTAACAGTTCATAAGCCTGATACAAAAATCGGGTTTTACGGTAGCCAAGTTGTCGCTCCTGTTTTTGCAGAAATTGCCGAAAAAATTTATACCAAAACACCGATAAAAGATGAAATCACAGCAGATAGCATCCAGTTGCTTCAAGATGAATTGATGGTTCATAAAACCATTGCCAAAGCAGAAGAACACATCAATACTATGCCAAATCTAAAAGGAATGCCACTAATGGATGCCATAGCGGTGATAGAAAATCTAGGATTGAATGTTCAATTTGTCGGTGAAGGAAAAGTGTTAAGACAGTCTATTGCCAAAGGGCAAAAAATAAAAAAGAATCAAAACGTAAAACTCATATTAGGTTGA
- a CDS encoding FtsL-like putative cell division protein: MSKGAIDIIKGKFLIQDGAFKNWSFILFCAVLALVMIASSHSADRKVYKIAELKTKMKALRSEFVDTKKDVMQLKMESNVTKIMTKRGIKLSEEPPFEIIVKSKSE; this comes from the coding sequence ATGAGCAAAGGTGCAATTGATATCATAAAAGGCAAGTTTTTAATTCAAGACGGTGCGTTTAAAAATTGGAGCTTTATCTTGTTTTGTGCCGTGCTAGCACTTGTTATGATTGCCAGCTCTCACAGTGCAGATCGAAAAGTCTATAAGATTGCTGAACTCAAAACCAAAATGAAAGCTCTTAGAAGCGAGTTTGTCGATACCAAAAAAGATGTGATGCAACTCAAAATGGAGTCAAACGTTACCAAAATTATGACCAAAAGAGGTATTAAACTTTCTGAAGAACCACCTTTCGAAATCATTGTAAAATCAAAATCAGAATGA
- the mraZ gene encoding division/cell wall cluster transcriptional repressor MraZ, with protein sequence MTNYIGTYECKIDAKGRLLVPSALKKQMHSHLEDGFVLKRSVFQKCLELYPMQEWNVLMQKINGLNRFKKKNNDFIRKFTAGVKVVEVDTNGRLLVPKDLKTFADINKNLVLSSAINIIEIWDKDLYESSIEDVDDFADLAEDVMGNNDDTE encoded by the coding sequence ATGACAAACTACATCGGAACATATGAGTGCAAAATAGATGCAAAAGGAAGGCTATTAGTGCCTTCTGCCCTAAAAAAGCAAATGCATTCCCACTTAGAAGATGGCTTTGTTTTAAAGCGTTCTGTGTTTCAAAAATGTCTCGAACTCTACCCAATGCAGGAGTGGAATGTGTTAATGCAAAAGATTAATGGTCTCAATAGATTTAAAAAGAAAAACAACGATTTTATCAGAAAGTTTACTGCTGGTGTCAAAGTTGTTGAAGTCGATACCAATGGTAGATTACTGGTTCCAAAAGATTTAAAAACCTTCGCTGATATCAATAAAAACTTAGTGCTGTCTTCAGCCATCAATATTATAGAAATATGGGATAAAGACCTCTACGAATCTTCAATTGAAGATGTCGATGATTTTGCAGATTTAGCCGAAGACGTAATGGGAAACAATGATGACACAGAATGA
- the arsB gene encoding ACR3 family arsenite efflux transporter — translation MGKFEKYLSVWVALAILVGIGIGRLFGDSIQFLSDLEVAKVNIPVAILVWMMIYPMMVQIDFSSLKNVTKNNKAVGLTLVINWLVKPFTMAFFAWLFLDQIFSAYLSPEDAEQYIAGAIILGLAPCTAMVFVWSYLTKGDANYTLVQVSLNDIILLVLFIPIVKFLLGVTNIQIPYDTLIYSVVIFVVIPLTAGYVSNKYLIKRYSIDWFKNVFLHRLKPVSMIALITTLVLLFAFQGDKILNKPFDILLIAIPLTIQTYFIFFVTWFIGRYLKLKHSVCSPSAMIGASNFFELAVAVAISLFGLNSGASLATVVGVLIEVPVMLSLVAIANKWKY, via the coding sequence ATGGGAAAATTTGAAAAATACCTGAGCGTTTGGGTTGCTTTGGCTATCTTAGTTGGCATTGGTATAGGACGACTGTTTGGCGATTCTATTCAATTTTTAAGCGATTTAGAAGTTGCAAAAGTCAATATTCCAGTTGCCATTTTGGTGTGGATGATGATTTATCCGATGATGGTGCAAATTGATTTTTCATCCTTAAAAAACGTTACTAAAAATAACAAAGCTGTAGGTTTAACTTTAGTCATAAATTGGTTAGTCAAACCTTTTACCATGGCATTTTTTGCGTGGCTGTTTTTAGATCAAATTTTTAGTGCCTATTTATCGCCAGAAGATGCAGAGCAGTATATCGCTGGAGCTATCATCCTAGGTCTTGCACCTTGTACGGCTATGGTTTTTGTGTGGTCGTATTTAACCAAAGGCGATGCTAATTATACACTCGTTCAAGTGTCTTTAAACGACATTATTTTATTGGTGCTTTTCATTCCAATTGTCAAATTTTTGCTTGGGGTAACTAATATTCAGATTCCTTATGATACTTTGATTTATTCAGTTGTTATTTTTGTCGTTATTCCACTCACAGCAGGTTATGTTTCAAACAAATATTTAATAAAAAGATACAGTATAGATTGGTTTAAAAATGTGTTTTTACATCGTCTGAAACCTGTCTCTATGATTGCCCTCATCACGACTTTGGTCTTGTTGTTTGCCTTTCAAGGCGATAAAATTTTAAACAAACCTTTTGATATTTTATTAATTGCCATACCATTGACCATTCAAACTTATTTTATCTTTTTTGTCACTTGGTTTATCGGTCGTTATTTAAAACTAAAACACAGTGTTTGCTCGCCATCGGCTATGATTGGTGCGAGCAACTTTTTTGAACTGGCTGTTGCGGTAGCCATTTCGCTATTTGGTCTTAATTCTGGTGCATCTTTAGCGACAGTAGTTGGTGTATTGATTGAAGTGCCAGTGATGTTATCGCTTGTGGCTATTGCTAACAAATGGAAATATTAA
- a CDS encoding DUF6428 family protein — protein MTLSEIKNHLKQIENLKFILPNGTEVPSHFHVTEVGKVTKHFIDCGGTERFQDIINFQLWTADDINHRLQAEKLNKIIELSEKQLKLNEDLTIEVEYQGQTIETYGLDFDDSVFKLIPLQTDCLAKDKCGVSASKPKVKLSELQASQACCSPESGCC, from the coding sequence ATGACACTCTCTGAAATTAAAAATCATTTAAAGCAAATTGAAAATCTCAAATTTATTTTACCCAATGGTACAGAAGTGCCTTCGCACTTTCATGTGACAGAAGTTGGTAAAGTTACCAAACATTTTATTGATTGTGGTGGCACAGAGCGTTTTCAGGATATCATCAATTTTCAACTCTGGACAGCCGATGATATAAATCACAGACTTCAAGCTGAAAAATTAAATAAAATTATCGAACTTTCTGAAAAACAACTCAAACTCAATGAGGATTTAACAATAGAAGTGGAATACCAAGGTCAAACCATTGAAACTTATGGTTTGGATTTTGACGATTCAGTTTTTAAACTCATACCATTACAAACCGATTGTTTGGCTAAAGACAAATGTGGAGTTTCAGCGTCAAAACCTAAAGTTAAATTAAGTGAATTGCAAGCTTCACAAGCCTGTTGTTCGCCTGAAAGCGGTTGCTGTTAA
- a CDS encoding helix-turn-helix transcriptional regulator: MGLTKTENFTAEQNQIASIAKALAHPARIAILQEIFKAQSCICGDLVSQINLAQPTISQHLKELKNAGLIKGNIEGTSVCYCIDDEQWTQLKNTLNAFLDRNISVNDDCC; this comes from the coding sequence ATGGGTTTAACCAAAACAGAAAATTTTACAGCGGAACAAAACCAAATTGCATCTATAGCTAAGGCATTAGCCCATCCGGCTCGAATAGCAATTTTACAAGAAATATTTAAAGCACAATCTTGTATTTGCGGAGATTTGGTCAGTCAAATTAATTTAGCACAACCGACCATTTCTCAACATCTTAAAGAACTTAAAAATGCTGGATTAATCAAAGGTAATATTGAAGGCACGAGCGTTTGCTATTGTATTGATGATGAACAATGGACACAATTAAAAAACACACTCAATGCGTTTTTAGACCGCAATATTTCCGTCAATGACGACTGTTGTTAA
- a CDS encoding amidohydrolase family protein: MKRKLRINGHSHLLPYPEQIPKFMKEKGIFWVDDERKFMLQKNWKRPVTDLSFFLDDKLEWMERYNIDHAVVLNLSQLYGNGLRVEEMKKALRFQNDFNAKVQKENPTKFTCGFVVHPGFVKSALWEIERRVEELDMRILCLPTHYMDSIGTWRCIFDEENEPIFELASKYNLAVEVHPYDGEKFIKLENTAWRFHLIWMLAQCADAYHFLTLNGYPDKYPNMRVCFAHGGQLAQINLGRRIQGFDGRPDLFKGKVHPRKSVGHKNIFFDTLVHDTKSFKLLLENQKSKQIIAGLDDPYPLGEMESQPQSSYPGKLLDLAVEQNIISAKERDEIWSNNVVTWLFGEDEKLKTDFYKRIGHHENN; encoded by the coding sequence ATGAAACGAAAACTACGTATAAACGGTCATTCTCACTTATTACCTTATCCCGAACAGATTCCTAAGTTTATGAAAGAAAAAGGCATTTTTTGGGTGGACGATGAACGTAAATTTATGCTTCAAAAAAACTGGAAACGCCCCGTAACCGATCTGAGTTTTTTTCTTGATGATAAGTTAGAATGGATGGAGCGTTATAATATTGACCATGCGGTGGTGCTGAATCTATCTCAACTTTACGGTAACGGACTACGTGTGGAAGAAATGAAAAAAGCTTTGCGATTTCAAAACGATTTTAATGCAAAAGTTCAAAAAGAAAACCCCACAAAATTTACTTGTGGTTTTGTGGTACATCCGGGTTTCGTCAAAAGTGCTTTGTGGGAAATTGAACGTCGCGTAGAAGAACTCGATATGCGTATTCTTTGCTTACCAACTCATTACATGGATTCTATCGGCACTTGGCGTTGTATTTTTGACGAAGAAAACGAACCTATTTTTGAGCTTGCCAGCAAATATAATCTTGCGGTTGAAGTTCATCCGTATGATGGTGAAAAATTTATCAAACTTGAAAACACCGCTTGGCGCTTTCATCTGATTTGGATGTTGGCTCAATGTGCTGATGCTTATCACTTTTTAACCCTTAATGGTTATCCTGACAAATACCCAAATATGCGGGTTTGTTTTGCTCATGGCGGACAACTCGCACAAATCAATTTAGGGCGAAGAATTCAGGGTTTTGATGGACGTCCTGATTTATTTAAAGGCAAAGTTCACCCGCGAAAATCAGTAGGTCATAAAAATATTTTCTTTGATACTTTGGTGCACGACACCAAATCATTTAAACTTCTGTTAGAAAATCAAAAAAGCAAACAAATTATCGCTGGACTTGATGATCCTTATCCACTTGGTGAAATGGAAAGCCAACCGCAATCATCCTATCCTGGCAAACTTTTGGATTTGGCTGTTGAGCAAAATATTATTTCAGCTAAAGAACGCGACGAAATTTGGAGTAACAATGTGGTAACTTGGTTGTTTGGAGAAGATGAAAAACTAAAAACTGATTTTTATAAACGTATTGGTCACCATGAAAATAATTGA
- a CDS encoding O-methyltransferase: MKIIDKSIEAYSIEHSENEPKFLKALAKETWQKVLQPRMLSGAYQGRLLSLISKIVAPSCILEIGTYTGYSSLCLAEGLAENGVLHTIDVNEELVDIQQKHFKNSPFYQNIKTHLGDAQNIIPKIDAKFDLVFIDADKQNYSLYLDLVMPKLNPKAVILSDNVLWDGKVVNPQIHDEDTLALRAYNEKLITHSQLETVLLPIRDGLSISRLKD, from the coding sequence ATGAAAATAATTGACAAAAGCATAGAAGCTTACAGTATTGAGCACAGCGAAAATGAGCCCAAATTTCTAAAAGCCCTTGCCAAAGAAACCTGGCAAAAAGTGCTTCAACCACGAATGCTCAGCGGTGCTTATCAAGGCAGATTATTGAGTTTAATTTCAAAAATTGTCGCCCCGAGTTGCATTTTAGAAATAGGCACATACACCGGGTATTCAAGTTTATGTCTTGCTGAAGGCTTAGCTGAAAATGGCGTATTACACACTATTGATGTTAATGAAGAGTTGGTTGACATTCAGCAAAAACATTTTAAAAACTCTCCGTTCTATCAAAATATCAAAACCCATCTGGGTGATGCTCAAAACATTATTCCTAAAATTGATGCTAAATTTGACTTGGTTTTCATCGATGCCGATAAACAAAATTATAGTCTGTATTTAGATTTGGTGATGCCTAAACTCAATCCTAAAGCCGTTATTTTATCAGATAATGTGCTCTGGGACGGCAAAGTCGTCAACCCACAAATCCACGATGAAGACACGCTGGCTTTACGGGCTTATAATGAAAAACTCATTACACATTCACAATTAGAAACGGTATTGTTACCGATTAGAGATGGATTAAGCATTAGTCGATTAAAAGATTGA